In the genome of Chelmon rostratus isolate fCheRos1 chromosome 24, fCheRos1.pri, whole genome shotgun sequence, one region contains:
- the LOC121627589 gene encoding NLR family CARD domain-containing protein 3-like isoform X2 yields the protein MNPREDREEGVRPSETGLWGGHDGQPKAQRPEQQDTPDSAGPGPEPGPAPCCVSLKSDRIYGRPASAEPEPETETSCVSFKSDRSIDRFIDFKEQSSAEPGPGSSCVSFKSDWSVDRFIDFKGERSSAEPGPGPSCVSFKSDRSVDRFIDFKGERSSAEPGPGASCVSFKSDRSVDRFIDFKGDQLSASKRVHKESSEVPSGQSAQQHQTHLDSIFMLLEENIVTFVKDELKKIQKVLSSDNPESQREDEEVSDGEDAEQWRSSREAFLKITQHFLRRMKEEDLADRLQSRSPASGYEGKLKSNLKKKFQCVFEGIAKSGNRTLLNQIYTELFITEGGTGQVNDEHEVRQIETASRKPDRPETTIRHEDIFYPSPGRDEPIRTVMTEGVAGIGKTLLTQKFTLDWAEDKANQDIQFMFPFTFRELNVLKEKKFSLVELVHQFFPETKEAGICRFEQFQVVFIFDGLDECRPPLDFRNNEILTDVTKSTSVNVLLTNLIRRKLLPSARLWITTRPAAANQIPPECVDMVTEVRGFTDPQKEEYFRKRFRDKKQASRIISHIKTSRSLHIMCHIPVFCWITATVLEDLIKTRGEGELPKTLTQMYIHFLVVQSKLKNIKYDGGEGSDPHWTPVQRKTIESLGKLAFEQLQKGNLIFYESDLTECGIDITEASLYSGVFTQIFKEERGLYQDKVFCFVHLSVQEFLAALHVHLTFINSGVNLLSEEQTIHHESAETHFYQSAVDKSLKSPNGHLDLFLRFLLGLSLQTNQTLLRGLLTQTGSGSKNSQLAVECIKMKIEETPSAEKSINLFHCLNELNDRSLVEKIQQSLSSGKLSTDKLSPAQWSALVFILLSSEKDLDVFDLKKFSASEEALWKLLPVVKASNKALLNGCNLSEKSCEALSSVLRSQSSSLRELDLSDNNLQDSGVKLLSAGLESPHCELESLRLSGCLITEEGCASLASALRSNPSHLRELDLSYNHPGDSGVKLLSAELQDPYCRLDTLRVDPAGVKWLGPGLKKYSRELKLDTNTVYKKIKLSDNNRKATYVDEDQSYPDHPDRFDRCPQLLCGTGLTGRCYWEVEWRGRVSISVTYRGIRRKGDSDDCVFGENDQSWRLICADGGRYYVWHNNSRTSISFSSSVSNRVGVYVDCPAGTLSFYSVSSDTLIHLHTFSTTFTDPLYPGFGFGFLSGSSVSLCPL from the exons ATGAATCCAcgtgaggacagagaggagggggtccGTCCCTCTGAAACCGGTCTGTGGGGGGGACATGACGGCCAGCCCAAAGCTCAGAG gccagagcagcaggacacaccagactctgctggacctggacctgagCCTGGACCTGCACCCTGCTGTGTGTCCTTAAAGAGCGACAG GATCTATGGGAGACCAGCCTCTGCTGAACCTGAACCAGAAACAGaaaccagctgtgtgtccttcaaGAGTGACCGGTCAATTGATCGCTTCATTGATTTTAAAGAACAGTCCTCTGCTGAACCTGGACCTGgatccagctgtgtgtccttcaaGAGTGACTGGTCAGTTGATCGCTTCATTGATTTTAAAGGAGAACGGTCCTCTGCTGAACCTGGACCTGgacccagctgtgtgtccttcaaGAGTGACCGGTCAGTTGATCGCTTCATTGATTTTAAAGGAGAACGGTCCTCTGCTGAACCTGGACCTGGagccagctgtgtgtccttcaaGAGTGACCGGTCAGTTGATCGCTTCATTGATTTTAAAGGAGACCAACTGTCTGCTTCAAAGAG agtccacaaGGAGAGCTCAGAGGTTCCCAGTGGTCAGTCTGCCCAGCAGCATCAGACTCACCTGGACTCCATATTTATG ctgctggaggagaacattGTCACTTTTGTGAAGGACGAGCTGAAGAAGATCCAGAAGGTTCTGAGTTCAGATAACCcagagagtcagagggaggatgaggaggtgtcggatggtgaggatgcagagcagtggaggagcagcagagaggcattTCTGAAGATCACACAGCACTTcctgaggaggatgaaggaggaggatctgGCTGACCGTCTGCAGAGCA GAAGTCCTGCTTCAGGTTATGAAGGTAAACTTAAATCGAACCTGAAGAAGaagttccagtgtgtgtttgaggggattgCTAAATCAGGAAACCGGACCCTTCTGAATCAGATCTACACAGAGCTCTTCATCACAGAGGGGGGGACTGGACAGGTCAATGATGaacatgaggtcagacagattgAAACAGCATCCAGGAAACCAGACAGACCAGAAACAACAATCAGACATGAAGATATCTTCTATCCCTCACCTGGACGAGATGAACCAATCAGAACAGTGATGACAGAGGGCGTGGCTGGCATTGGGAAGACACTCCTAACACAGAAGTTCACTCTGGACTGGGCCGAAGACAAAGCCAACCAGGACATACAGTTCATGTTTCCCTTCACCTTCAGAGAGCTGAAcgtgctgaaagagaaaaagttcAGCTTGGTGGAGCTTGTTCATCAATTCTTTCCTGAAACCAAAGAAGCAGGAATCTGCAGGTTTGAACAGTTCCAGGTTGTGTTCATCTTTGATGGTCTGGATGAGTGTCGACCTCCTCTGGACTTCCGCAACAATGAGATCCTGACTGATGTTACAAAGTCCACCTCGgtgaatgtgctgctgacaaacctcatcagGAGGAAACTGCTTCCTTCTGCTCGCCTCTGGATAACCACACGACCTgcggcagccaatcagatccctcctGAGTGTGTTGACATGGTGACAGAAGTCAGAGGGTTCACTGACCcacagaaggaggagtacttcaGGAAGAGATTCAGAGATAAGAAGCAGGCCAGCAGAATCATCTCCCACATCAAGACATCACGaagcctccacatcatgtgccacatcccagtcttctgctggatcactgctACAGTTCTGGAGGATTTGATCAAGACCAGAGGGGAAGGAGAGCTGCCCAAGACCCTGACTCAGATGTACATTCACTTCCTGGTGGTTCAGTCAAAACTGAAGAACATCAAGTATGATGGAGGAGAAGGGTCAGATCCACACTGGACTCCGGTACAGCGGAAGACGATTGAGTCTCTGGGAAAACTGGcttttgagcagctgcagaaaggaaaCCTGATCTTCTATGAATCAGACCTGACAGAGTGTGGCATCGATATCACAGAAGCTTCACTGTACTCAGGAGtgttcacacagatctttaaagaggagagaggactgtACCAGGACAAGGTGTTCTGCTTCGTCCATCTGAGtgttcaggagtttctggctgctcttcatGTCCATCTGACCTTCATCAACTCTGGAGtcaatctgctgtcagaggaacaAACAATCCACCATGaatctgcagagacacacttcTACCAGAGTGCTGTGGACAAGTCCTTAAAGAGTCCAAATGGACACCTGGACTTGTTCCTCCGATTCCTCCTGGGTCTTTCACTGCAGACCAATCAGACTCTCCTACGAGGCCTGCTgactcagacaggaagtggctcAAAAAACAGTCAGCTTGCAGTGGAGTGCATAAAGATGAAGATTGAAGAGACTCcctctgcagagaaaagcatcaatctgttccactgtctgaatgaactgaacGATCGCTCTCTAGTGGAGAAGATCCAACAGTCCCTGAGTTCAGGAAAACTCTCCACAGATAaactgtctcctgctcagtggTCAGCTCTGGTCTTCATCTTACTGTCATCAGAAAAAGATCTGGATGTGTTTGACCTGAAGAAATTCTCTGCTTCAGAGGAGGCTCTTTGGAAGCTGCTGCCGGTGGTCAAAGCCTCCAACAAAGCTTT ACTGAATGGCTGTAACCTCTCAGAGAAAAGCTGTGAAGCTCTGTCCTCAGTTCTCAGATCTcagtcctccagtctgagagagctggacctgagtgacaacaacctgcaggattcaggagtgaagctgctgtctgctggactggagagtccacaCTGTGAACTGGAATCCCTCAG gctgtcaggctgtctgatcacagaggaaggctgtgcttctctggcctcagctctgagaTCCAACCCCTCtcatctgagagagctggacctgagctacaATCATCCAGGAGactcaggagtgaagctgctgtctgctgaacTGCAGGATCCATACTGTAGACTGGACACTCTCAG GGTGGATCCTGCTGGAGTCAAATGGTTGGGACCAGGTCTGAAgaagt ATTCCCGTGAACTCAAACtcgacacaaacacagtatacaaaaagataaaactgtctgacaacaacaggaaggcAACGTATGTGGATGAGGATCAGTCATATCCTGATCATCCAGACAGGTTTGACCGGtgtcctcagctgctgtgtggaacTGGTCTGACTGGTCGCTGTTACTGGGAGGTCGAGTGGAGAGGAAGAGTTTCTATATCAGTGACGTACAGAGGAATCAGACGGAAAGGAGACAGTGATGATTGTGTTTTTGGAGAGAATGATCAGTCCTGGAGACTGATCTGTGCTGATGGTGGTCGTTACTATGTCTGGCACAACAACAGTAGAACATccatctccttctcctcctccgtctctaACAGAGTCGGAGTGTATGTGGACTGTCCTGCTGGGACTCTGTCCTTCTACAGTgtctcctctgacacactgatTCACCTCCACACCTTCAGCACCACGTTCACTGATCCCCTTTATCCTGGCTTTGGGTTTGGATTCTTGTCTGgttcctcagtgtctctgtgtccccTGTAG
- the LOC121627641 gene encoding putative claudin-24 has translation MEPSVHALELSGVFFSVGAWLCSLATTLMSTWLTLSTNLLPTESYELGLWETCVVQDLGTLECRPYDGLLGLPPDIKLARILMCAALGTGLLGLLLAIPGMHVVNSCHGSLEDLQCKRAMKMAGGALGLVAGILVLIPISYTAHLTVIRFFDESVPEVVPRWEFGDALFCGWTAGVLHLVAGTLLLTSCLCLQKENCNTPVPIPLARIRPGRPPMRTRSEYV, from the coding sequence ATGGAGCCAAGCGTTCACGCTCTGGAACTGTCAGGGGTCTTCTTCTCGGTGGGGGCCTGGCTCTGCTCTTTGGCCACCACCCTGATGTCCACCTGGCTCACCCTCTCCACCAACCTGCTCCCCACAGAGAGCTACGAGCTGGGGCTGTGGGAGACCTGCGTGGTGCAGGACCTCGGGACGCTGGAGTGTCGGCCCTACGACGGCCTCCTGGGCCTGCCGCCGGACATCAAACTGGCCCGGATCCTCATGTGCGCGGCCCTGGGCACCGGGCTGCTGGGACTCCTGCTGGCCATCCCCGGCATGCACGTGGTCAACAGCTGCCACGGCAGCCTGGAGGACCTCCAGTGCAAGAGGGCGATGAAGATGGCAGGGGGGGCGCTGGGCCTGGTGGCCGGGATTCTGGTGCTCATCCCGATCTCGTACACCGCCCACCTCACGGTCATTCGCTTCTTCGACGAGTCGGTGCCGGAGGTGGTGCCGCGCTGGGAGTTCGGGGACGCTCTGTTCTGCGGCTGGACGGCGGGAGTTCTTCACCTGGTGGCGGGAACTCTgctgctgacttcctgtttgtgtctgcagaagGAAAACTGTAACACACCTGTCCCCATTCCTCTAGCGAGGATCCGCCCGGGACGGCCCCCTATGAGGACCAGATCTGAGTACGTCTGA
- the dph3 gene encoding DPH3 homolog: MSVFHDEVEIEDFEYDEDTETYYFPCPCGDKFAITKEDLENGEEVATCPSCSLIVKVIYDQESFMSGETIEAPSLSSETKLELVQS; encoded by the exons ATGTCGGTGTTTCACGACGAAGTAGAGATCGAAGACTTTGAATATGACGAGGACACGGAGACGTATTACTTCCCGTGTCCCTGCGGAGACAAGTTCGCCATAACTAAA gaggaTCTGGAGAACGGCGAGGAGGTGGCGACGTGTCCGAGCTGCTCGCTCATCGTTAAAGTCATCTACGATCAG GAGTCATTCATGTCTGGAGAAACCATCGAAGCTCCATCGTTGTCTTCAGAAACCAAACTGGAATTGGTTCAGTCCTGA
- the LOC121627607 gene encoding uncharacterized protein LOC121627607, translating into MSPPVPVKSEEEDEEEPQSSQLHQRQTEQMRTESDGEDCGGPEPARTSDPDTHLQPKSDDKLSQSSEPETKDSWKETREPQSDFSARMDPPAKLRIIFGHDIRKLVLPAGIPSSLTELFCAIREFCDIPGSFSVLSQDVVFSGRFLPLTSIGDVKDKSTLKVVPVKPVVLRLRPVKEMTVSAHSSPDAAVLSSADEGTPSSRRSKPWPATFEIPTFSFDVEQQLQAGNRAFLKDGALLNSPSVISSILEKLAEVVFGYTAYPTGIQILMVVRALIQKFPCLREPGSFNGLHRWQQRMTWKMGNYRAKLRGCLACPELEVNSLKRQRSTERGSNTGIKKAKKAEVNYLPPLPAGDTEASLEKERVDMLREVKKENNERIISKKMERSFSIRRQEVVKQCPAIQDFRERWPALFSEAQIKEEFRRITTVPLETTFLTKLDFYTPKMQQIFSKKGGVAGTRIRPILDSFSQRHVEARREAIIRALMEFLGESSGDLIKDYKDVSREAAQEDQAEQVLRICVFHRCEEDEGASSAEVSIVVEGTEVLHSCGSVAKACLLLMGIIYAMNLSYPPRMKYTFEVFQKLLLELDVLKLSPKILSLRNKLTA; encoded by the exons ATGtcccctcctgtccctgtgaagagtgaagaagaggatgaagaggaacctcagtcctcacagcttcatcagagacaaactgaacagatgagaacagaatctgatggagaggactgtggaggaCCAGAACCAGCCAGGACCTCAGATCCAGATACACATTTACAACCTAAGAGTGATGACAAGCTGTCTCAATCCTCTGAACCTGAGACTAAGGACAGCTGGAAGGAGACGAGGGAACCTCAGTCAG aTTTCTCTGCCAGGATGGACCCCCCAGCAAAGCTCCGCATCATTTTTGGACACGATATTCGCAAACTCGTCCTCCCTGCAGGCATACCAAGCAGCCTCACGGAGCTGTTCTGTGCCATCAGAGAGTTCTGTGATATTCCAGGGAGTTTTTCCGTGCTCTCGCAGGACGTTGTTTTCAGCGGTCGGTTTCTCCCGTTAACCAGCATCGGAGACGTGAAGGACAAGTCGACACTAAAAGTTGTGCCAGTGAAGCCAGTTGTCCTCCGTCTGAGGCCGGTGAAAGAAATGACGGTCTCCGCCCACTCGTCACCAGACGCCGCCGTCCTCTCCTCCGCCGATGAAGGCACGCCGTCTTCTCGGCGCTCCAAACCGTGGCCGGCCACGTTTGAAATACCAACATTTTCCTTTGACGTAGAGCAACAGTTACAGGCTGGAAACCGAGCGTTCCTGAAGGACGGCGCCCTCCTCAACAGTCCGAGTGTGATCAGCAGCATCCTGGAGAAGCTGGCAGAGGTGGTCTTCGGTTACACGGCGTACCCCACCGGGATTCAGATTCTGATGGTGGTCAGAGCCTTGATCCAAAAGTTCCCGTGTCTCAGGGAGCCCGGTTCTTTTAACGGCCTTCacaggtggcagcagaggatGACCTGGAAGATGGGGAATTACCGTGCAAAGCTGAGAGGCTGCCTGGCCTGTCCGGAGCTGGAAGTGAACTCGCTGAAGAGACAGCGGTCGACTGAGAGAGGGTCAAACACGGGCATCAAAAAGGCCAAGAAAGCAGAGGTGAACTACCTGCCCCCGCTGCCAGCCGGGGACACGGAAGCCTctttagagaaggagagggTCGACATGCTGCGAGAAGTTAAGAAGGAAAACAATGAGAGGATAATCTCAAAGAAGATGGAAAGATCTTTCTCCATCCGCAGACAGGAAGTTGTAAAGCAGTGCCCCGCCATCCAGGACTTCCGGGAGCGGTGGCCGGCGCTGTTCTCTGAAGCTCAG ATCAAGGAGGAGTTCAGACGGATCACGACGGTTCCCTTGGAAACAACTTTTCTCACGAAGCTCGACTTCTACACGCCGAAGATGCAGCAGATATTCAGCAAGAAAGGCGGCGTGGCTGGCACCAGAATACGACCGATTCTGGACTCCTTCAGCCAG CGGCACGTTGAAGCGAGGCGGGAGGCCATTATCCGCGCCCTGATGGAGTTCCTGGGGGAGTCTTCAGGGGACCTCATCAAGGACTACAAG GACGTCAGCAGAGAGGCAGCCCAAGAGGACCAGGCCGAGCAAGTCCTGAGGATCTGTGTCTTCCACAGATGTGAAGAAGATGAGGGTGCGTCCAGCGCTGAAGTGTCGATTGTCGTTGAGGGGACTGAGGTTCTTCACAGCTGTGGAAGTGTTGCAAAGGCCTGTCTCCTGCTGATGGGCATCATTTATGCCATGAACTTGAGTTACCCACCAAGAATGAAGTACACCTTTGAAGTGTTTCAGAAGCTTCTTCTGGAGCTCGATGTCCTGAAGCTGTCCCCAAAAATCCTGTCGCTGCGAAATAAGCTCACAGCTTGA